Proteins encoded in a region of the Solanum dulcamara chromosome 9, daSolDulc1.2, whole genome shotgun sequence genome:
- the LOC129904443 gene encoding probable serine/threonine-protein kinase PBL3 codes for MGICYGKPVKLAHASSSLLSDSRTGPGSERKESSHSYSQKFQGSSGNALKSCKSDLSAICNLKSFTFNDLKNATRNFRTDSLLGEGGFGYVFKGWLDENTLAPCKPGTGMVVAVKKLKSESSQGHREWLAEVNYLGQLHHENLVTLIGYCVESDNRLLVYEFMTKGSLENHLFRKGVQLMTWGKRMCIAVDVARGLSFLHSLDANVIYRDLKASNILLDSEFNAKLSDFGLARDGPDGDRTHVSTRVIGTRGYAAPEYVATGHLTPKNDVYSFGVVLLELLSGKRATGEENPGGAEETLVEWAKPFLSDNRRVLRIMDTRLGGQYPKKGAQAAAALALRCLHVDPKLRPTMDEVLATLELLPAPKDITRTSPPEANYNAPNDKISHPQKRFVTHSR; via the exons ATGGGGATTTGCTATGGTAAACCTGTTAAACTTGCTCATGCCTCTTCTAGTTTATTGTCTG ATTCTAGAACAGGCCCTGGGAGTGAGAGAAAGGAATCAAGTCATTCTTATAGCCAGAAATTTCAGGGAAGTTCAGGAAATGCTCTCAAGTCTTGCAAAAGTGACCTATCTGCCATCTGCAATCTCAAGTCCTTTACCTTCAATGACCTCAAAAATGCGACTAGGAATTTTCGAACTGATAGTCTTCTTGGTGAGGGAGGATTTGGATATGTCTTCAAAGGATGGCTAGATGAAAATACACTTGCTCCCTGCAAACCAGGAACTGGGATGGTAGTGGCTGTCAAGAAGCTTAAGTCAGAAAGCTCCCAGGGCCACAGAGAATGGCTT GCAGAAGTGAACTACTTAGGGCAGCTTCACCACGAAAATCTTGTGACGTTGATTGGATATTGTGtagaatctgataaccggcttcttgtttatgagtttatgacCAAAGGAAGCTTGGAAAATCATCTATTCAGAA AAGGAGTTCAGCTTATGACTTGGGGTAAACGAATGTGTATTGCAGTTGATGTTGCACGAGGATTATCCTTTTTACACAGTCTGGATGCTAATGTGATCTACCGGGACCTCAAAGCTTCCAACATTCTACTTGATTCG GAGTTTAACGCAAAATTATCAGATTTTGGCCTTGCAAGAGATGGTCCTGATGGAGATCGAACTCATGTTTCTACCAGGGTAATAGGAACTCGGGGTTATGCTGCACCAGAATATGTCGCAACAG GTCACTTGACTCCAAAGAATGATGTTTATAGTTTCGGTGTTGTTCTATTGGAGTTGCTATCGGGGAAACGAGCTACAGGTGAGGAGAACCCAGGGGGCGCGGAGGAAACATTGGTAGAATGGGCTAAACCTTTCCTAAGCGACAACAGACGAGTACTGAGAATCATGGATACAAGGTTGGGAGGACAATATCCCAAGAAAGGTGCACAAGCTGCAGCGGCCCTCGCGTTACGGTGCCTGCATGTAGATCCAAAACTTAGACCAACAATGGATGAGGTCTTAGCCACATTAGAGCTTCTGCCAGCTCCAAAGGACATTACTAGGACTTCACCACCAGAAGCAAATTATAATGCACCAAATGACAAGATAAGTCATCCTCAAAAGAGATTTGTGACACATTCAAGATAG